In Scatophagus argus isolate fScaArg1 chromosome 5, fScaArg1.pri, whole genome shotgun sequence, a genomic segment contains:
- the LOC124058678 gene encoding diacylglycerol kinase delta-like isoform X6 — protein sequence MEEWMAALRSVQNRQNYESTQYSMDHFSGMHNWYACSHARPTYCNVCREALSGVTSHGLSCEVCKFKAHKRCAVRATNNCKWTTLASIGKDIIEDEDGVSMPHQWLEGNLPVSAKCNVCDKTCGSVLRLQDWRCLWCKAMVHSGCKEQLSSKCPLGQCKVSVIPPTALNSIDSDGFWKASCPPSCTSPLLVFVNSKSGDNQGVKFLRRFKQLLNPAQVFDLMNGGPHLGLRLFQKFDTFRILVCGGDGSVGWVLSEIDALTLHKQCQLGVLPLGTGNDLARVLGWGSACDDDTQLPQILEKLERASTKMLDRWSIMVYETKFPRQHSASTVTEDCSDDSEVQQILTYEDSVAAHLSKILTSDQHSVVISSAKVLCETVKDFVARVGKAYEKNTESSEESEAMAKKCGVLKEKLDSLLKTLNEESQASTVPHPTPPPTIAEEQEEAEGVVLPPPVHHHHHHHPPPPPPHTSCSPRTNTSSSSSSSAIFKPREQLMLRANSLKKAIRQIIEHTEKAVDEQNAQTQQQLFSLSREEEEEGLVEEEEEEEAEEDKMSLQSSYSVKHRNTRRVSKTPCEKLISKGSLSLGSSASLPVQTGSRENMPMLNTKILYPGLRGISGSLSSSSVISRLLVNADPFSCDPDNMDCYTEKCVMNNYFGIGLDAKISLDFNNKRDEHPEKCRSRTKNMMWYGVLGTKELLHRTYKNLEQRVLLECDGRPIPLPSLQGIAVLNIPSYAGGTNFWGGTKEDDTFTAPSFDDKILEVVAVFGSMQMAVSRVINLQHHRIAQCRTVKITILGDEGVPVQVDGEAWIQPPGYIKIIHKNRTQTLTRDRAFESTLKSWEDKQKCEFPRNPPPQPPSSSQPEIVSEEEASLISEFGQAAGALIHSIREVAQSHHSLEQELAHAVNASSKAMDVVYANSKSSGALSCSVVLQMVVNVKALLSETELLLAGKMSMQLDPPQQEQLNAALSSVAQQLRRLVDVSWLCPVVDPSDNEGPLTDFSKRSRSAKFRLVPKFKKDKNNKNKETCATLSLPVHQWGTEEVGAWLDFLCLTEYKDIFIGHDVRGAELIHLERRDLKDLGVTKVGHMKRILQGIRELNRNSSASEA from the exons atggaggagtggATGGCAGCTCTGCGCAGCGTCCAGAACAGACAGAACTATGAG TCCACCCAGTACAGCATGGACCACTTCAGTGGGATGCACAACTGGTACGCCTGCTCTCACGCCCGACCGACCTACTGTAACGTCTGCAGAGAGGCGCTGTCAGGAGTGACATCACACGGCCTGTCGTGTGAAG TGTGTAAATTTAAGGCTCATAAGCGCTGTGCAGTCAGAGCCACCAACAACTGCAAATGGACCACACTGGCTTCTATCGGGAAGGACATCATTGAGGACGAGGACGGG gTGTCCATGCCTCACCAGTGGCTGGAGGGAAACCTCCCCGTCTCAGCTAAATGTAACGTCTGCGATAAGACGTGCGGCAGCGTCCTCCGTCTGCAGGACTGGAGGTGTCTGTGGTGTAAAGCCATG GTGCACTCAGGCTGTAAGGAGCAGCTGTCCTCAAAGTGTCCTCTGGGTCAGTGTAAAGTGTCCGTCATCCCTCCGACGGCACTCAACAGCATCGACTCCGATG GTTTCTGGAAGGCGTCGTGTCCTCCGTCCTGCACCAGTCCTCTGCTGGTGTTTGTCAACTCGAAAAGTGGAGACAACCAGGGCGTCAAGTTCCTGCGACgcttcaaacagctgctgaacCCGGCGCAGGTGTTCGACCTGATGAACGGAGGACCGCACCtggg CCTGCGTTTGTTCCAGAAGTTTGATACGTTCAGGATCCTGGTGTGTGGAGGAGACGGCAGCGTTGGCTGGGTTCTGTCTGAGATCGACGCCCTCACGCTGCACAAACAG TGCCAGCTGGGAGTCCTTCCTCTGGGGACCGGGAACGATCTGGCCCGGGTTCTGGGCTGGGGTTCTGCCTGTGATGACGACACTCAGCTGCCTCAGATACTGGAGAAACTGGAGAGAGCCAGCACCAAGATGCTAGACAG GTGGAGCATCATGGTCTATGAGACTAAGTTTCCACGGCAACACTCGGCCTCCACGGTCACAGAGGACTGCAGCGACGACTCTGAg GTTCAGCAGATTCTGACGTACGAAGACTCAGTGGCCGCTCACCTGTCGAAGAtcctgacctcagatcagcacTCAGTCGTCATCTCCTCCGCCAA GGTTCTGTGTGAGACGGTGAAGGACTTTGTGGCTCGTGTTGGTAAAGCGTACGAGAAGAACACCGAGAGCTCAGAGGAGTCCGAGGCCATGGCCAAGAAG tgtggtGTCCTGAAGGAGAAGCTGGACTCTCTGCTGAAGACTCTGAACGAGGAGTCTCAGGCCTCCACCGTGCCCCACCCGACTCCGCCCCCCACCATCGccgaggagcaggaggaggccgAGGGAGTCGTACTGCCCCCTcctgttcatcatcatcatcaccatcaccctcctcctcctcctcctcacacctcCTGCTCTCCACGGACCAAcacctcctcctcgtcttcgtCTTCGGCCATCTTTAAACCTCGAGAGCAGCTGATGCTGAGAGCCAACAGTCTGAAGAAAGCCATCAGACAGATCATCGAGCACACCGAGAAAG ctgtggATGAGCAGAACGCTCagactcagcagcagctcttctcTCTGAGtcgggaggaggaagaggagggtctggtggaggaggaagaggaggaggaggcggaggaggatAAGATGTCCCTGCAGTCGTCCTACAGCGTCAAACACCGCAACACTCGCAGAG TCAGTAAGACGCCCTGTGAGAAGCTGATCAGTAAAGGCAGCCTGTCCTTGGGCAGCtctgcatcacttcctgtacagacaggaagtagggAGAACATGCCCATGCTTAACACAAAGATCCTCTATCCTG gtctcAGGGGTATTTCGGGTTCTTTGTCCAGCAGTTCTGTGATCAGTCGACTGCTGGTCAACGCCGACCCGTTCAGCTGCGACCCTGACAACAT ggacTGCTACACTGAGAAATGTGTCATGAACAACTACTTTGGAATCGGACTGGATGCTAAAATCTCTCTGGACTTCAACAACAAGAGAGACGAACATCCAGAGAAGTGCAG GAGTCGGACTAAGAACATGATGTGGTACGGCGTTCTGGGAACCAAAGAGCTGCTGCACAGAACCTACAAGAACCTGGAGCAGAGGGTTCTGCTGGAg TGTGATGGGCGGCCGATCCCTCTGCCCAGTCTGCAAGGCATCGCCGTGTTGAACATCCCCAGTTACGCCGGAGGGACCAACTTCTGGGGAGGAACCAAAGAGGACGAC ACTTTCACAGCTCCGTCCTTCGATGATAAGATCCTGGAGGTGGTGGCCGTCTTCGGCAGCATGCAGATGGCCGTGTCCCGAGTCATCAACCTGCAGCATCACCGCATCGCGCAG tgtcGGACAGTGAAGATCACCATCCTGGGTGATGAAGGCGTTCCGGTGCAGGTGGACGGGGAGGCGTGGATCCAGCCCCCAGGATACATCAAGATCATCCACAAGAACCGAACCCAGACCCTCACCAGGGACAGA GCGTTCGAGAGCACCCTGAAGTCGTGGGAGGACAAACAGAAGTGCGAGTTTCCCCGGAACCCCCCGCCTCAGCCCCCCTCGTCCTCGCAGCCAGAGATTGTCTCTGAGGAGGAGGCGTCACTCATCAGTGAGTTTGGCCAGGCAGCGGGAGCTCTCATACACAG catCCGTGAGGTCGCTCAGTCTCATCACAGTCTGGAACAGGAACTGGCTCACGCTGTCAACGCCAGCTCAAAGGCCATGGACGTCGTCTACGCCAACTCCAAGAGCTCCGGG gctctgagctgcagtgttgtCCTTCAGATGGTCGTTAACGTCAAAGCTTTACTGAGTgagactgagctgctgctggctggaAAGATGTCCATG CAGCTGGACCCTCCTCAGCAGGAACAGTTGAACGCAGCTCTCAGTTCTGTGGCTCAGCAGCTCCGTCGGCTGGTTGACGTTTCCTGGTTGTGTCCTGTCGTCGACCCGTCAGACAATGAG GGTCCTCTGACAGATTTCTCGAAACGAAGTCGGAGCGCAAAATTTCGTCTCGTCCCGAAGTTCaagaaggacaaaaacaacaagaacaaagagACCTGTGCTACTCTGTCTCTCCCAG TTCACCAGTGGGGGACGGAGGAGGTGGGGGCGTGGCTGGACTTTCTGTGTCTCACTGAATATAAGGACATCTTTATCGGACACGACGTCCGTGGAGCCGAGCTCATCCACCTGGAGAGGAGGGACCTGAAG gaCCTGGGTGTGACGAAGGTGGGTCACATGAAGAGGATCCTTCAGGGCATCAGAGAGCTCAACAGGAACAGCAGCGCGAGCGAGGCCTGA